A window of the Anoplolepis gracilipes chromosome 11, ASM4749672v1, whole genome shotgun sequence genome harbors these coding sequences:
- the Mrna-cap gene encoding mRNA-capping enzyme — MSNERGSVPPRWLHCPRKAMRLIQGKFLAFKTPLSSAYDNQVPEECRFSVDMFFANLKSQKIKMGLWIDLTNTTRFYDRKTVEDYDCKYLKLQCRGHGEAPSEEQTRTFVQVCRNFIAHNPLEIIGVHCTHGFNRSGFLIISYLVEIDGSSVDAALAEFATVRPPGIYKEDYIRELYRRYDDVEDAPPPPPRPSWCLEYDDLNIEDTDEGPSTEDENNHEAGKAKKRRREFNKSNPVFMAGVPGVTPILEKMRLSGIQKRVQEICGWKSTGFPGSQPISMDFENMMLLEKKPYRVSWKADGTRYMMLVQGDGEIYFIDRDNSVFEVNGMKFPHVRDINRCLKDTLMDGEMVIDKDKGKNIPRYLVYDVIMYDGQDVSKFMFHPKRYSIIEKEIIAGRLRAMKEGRLVKEREPFSVRVKYFWDITLSKDLLGEKFAKQLSHEPDGLIFQPAEAKYCTGVSPEVLKWKPQSLNSVDFRLKIVTETGVGILPRKVGHLYVGGLKTPYGVLPKLTKQIKELDNAIIECKFDNGQWIFMRQRIDKSFPNSLNTADAVYKSITKPVTKELLLEFIEKRRFVQNDADLMPPPDKKPR, encoded by the exons ATGTCAAACGAAAGGGGATCTGTTCCGCCTCGTTGGCTTCACTGTCCACGTAAGGCGATGAGGCTGATCCAAGGCAAGTTTCTAGCATTCAAGACACCGCTGTCCTCGGCCTACGACAACCAAGTGCCAGAGGAATGTCGCTTCAGTGTAGATATGTTCTTCGCAAATCTGAAAagtcaaaaaataaagatgggTCTGTGGATAGACTTGACAAATACGACGAGATTCTACGATAGAAAGACCGTGGAGGATTATGactgcaaatatttaaaattgcaatgcAGAGGTCATGGCGAGGCTCCATCGGAGGAACAAACTCGTACCTTTGTGCAGGTGTGCAGAAACTTCATTGCGCACAACCCGCTGGAGATTATTGGTGTTCACTGCACACATGGTTTCAATAGAAGTGGATTTCTCATAATCAGTTACTTAGTAGAAATAGATGGTAGCAGTGTTGATGCTGCGTTAGCAGAGTTTGCCACTGTGAGACCTCCTGGAATTTACAAGGAAGATTATATAAGGGAGTTATACAGGCGGTACGACGATGTAGAGGATGCCCCTCCTCCGCCGCCGAGACCATCGTGGTGCCTGGAATACGATGATTTGAACATCGAGGATACGGATGAGGGACCGAGTACAGAAGATGAAAATAATCATGAAGCAGGAAAAGCCAAGAAAAGGAGacgtgaatttaataaaagtaatccGGTATTCATGGCAGGTGTACCTGGTGTTACACCTATTTTGGAGAAAATGAGATTATCAGGAATCCAAAAGCGAGTCCAGGAAATTTGTGGCTGGAAGTCTACAGGATTTCCTGGCTCTCAACCTATATCTATGGATTTTGAGAATATGATGTTATTGGAAAAAAAGCCATATAGAGTATCCTGGAAGGCAGATGGTACaag ATACATGATGCTAGTACAGGGAGAtggagaaatatatttcatagacAGAGATAATAGCGTCTTTGAAGTAAATGGAATGAAATTTCCACATGTCCGAGACATAAATAGATGTCTGAAAGATACTTTAATGGATGGT gaAATGGTGATCGACAAAGATAAAGGCAAGAATATTCCTAGATATTTAGTATATGATGTTATTATGTACGATGGACAAGACGTTAGTAAATTCATGTTTCATCCTAAGCGTTATTCTATTATTGAAAAGGAAATAATCGCCGGTAGACTGAGAGCTATGAAAGAGGGACGATTAGTGAAGGAACGAGAACCTTTCTCAGTGCGAGTTAAATATTTCTGGGACATAACATTGAGTAAAGATTTATTGGGCGAGAAATTCGCTAAGCAGCTCTCTCACGAACCAGACGGTTTGATATTTCAGCCTGCCGAGGCTAAATACTGCACGGGAGTATCTCCGGAAGTCCTAAAATGGAAGCCACAATCATTGAATTCTGTTGATTTTCGACTCAAAATTGTTACTGAAACAGGCGTAGGAATACTACCGCGAAAAGTCGGGCATCTTTATGTAGGTGGACTGAAGACGCCATATGGCGTACTTCCAAAGCTTACTAAGCAAATTAAAGAGTTGGACAACGCGATTATCGAGTGTAAATTTGATAATGGTCAGTGGATCTTCATGCGTCAACGAATAGACAAATCATTTCCTAATTCACTTAATACCGCCGATGCTGTGTACAAAAGTATCACTAAGCCGGTTACAAAAGAGCTACTTTTGGAATTTATCGAAAAACGTAGATTTGTACAGAATGATGCGGATCTTATGCCACCACCAGACAAAAAACCTAGATAA
- the LOC140671462 gene encoding uncharacterized protein isoform X1 → MEATPDLRNILEAIKLFSPVVFVTLLFGGIILMINCIASRRSRSSLEQDSKNMNQAVCWKPPLKFVPIVQEQPAYSKQFRNGQRIPTSRKRNKEILLVPSHAWLATMLKGHNGLICDMNFSYNGKYVASSAEDWDVQPEQYVQWQSSQYKCRSPREVNNFMIPYSNVPQWEINYQYQRQHPNRSFETRQQVTHLPRNDNEIRRDNKRRQLKFSNKNMDTNLDCKTKKQIKAAQDKNLDCHDNYLSLRRTIPLNDVDLYRIMSKYILPLEDLITRGYPMESSEFPGCAMINNIIYPSQNFTPYTQNRATDFVEKDSEEKNDEKDRDSGNCSNSSNDSASEHEESSSDNYDLSSQQIKRKCIRCHKPFYVDYTGKYLYAEQCVYHYGKLLDGRINGTMNCKYWGCCRGLENSPGCETGKVHVWSGLMLPGLNGPFEGYVYTWPPKRWAHDFNYSIYAVDCEMCYTQYGLELTKVTFVDLNGTVVYDEFVKPNTEIIDYNTRFSGITEKNMLGAKTFNQVQYELMTLVHTETILLGHNLASDLRMLRLFHTKVIDTAQMFPHYKGFPYCNSLKRITQNVLHRNIQEDTHDSIEDARAVIDLVLYKIHLELEEARKAKSP, encoded by the exons ATATGAATCAGGCAGTGTGCTGGAAACCACCTTTGAAATTCGTACCGATAGTGCAAGAACAACCAGCCTATTCTAAACAATTTCGCAACGGTCAACGCATCCCGACGAGCAGAAAACGGAATAAAGAGATATTGTTAGTACCTTCTCACGCCTGGTTAGCTACTATGCTTAAAGGACATAATGGCCTTATCTGCGATATGAATTTCTCTTACAATGGCAAATACGTCGCAAGCAGTGCTGAAG ATTGGGACGTACAACCGGAACAGTATGTGCAGTGGCAGTCGAGTCAATATAAGTGTAGATCGCCAAGAGAAGTAAACAATTTCATGATCCCGTACTCGAATGTGCCTCAATGGGAAATAAACTATCAATATCAACGTCAACATCCAAACAGGAGCTTCGAAACGCGACAACAAGTTACACATTTGCCAAGGAATGACAATGAGATTAGACGTGACAATAAAAGAAGACAGCTCAagttttctaacaaaaatatgGATACAAATTTGGATTGCAAAACGAAAAAGCAGATCAAGGCGGCTCAAGACAAAAACTTAGATTGCCACGATAATTATCTAAGCTTGCGCCGAACAATACCTCTAAATGACGTCGATCTGTATCGCATAAtgagcaaatatatattgccaTTGGAGGACTTGATCACTCGTGGTTATCCAATGGAATCGTCCGAGTTTCCAGGTTGCGCGATGATAAACAACATAATATACCCGAGTCAAAATTTCACGCCTTATACCCAGAATCGTGCCACTGATTTTGTAGAGAAAGattctgaagaaaaaaatgacgaGAAAGATCGAGACAGTGGTAATTGCAGCAATAGCTCGAACGACAGTGCTTCCGAACACGAGGAGAGTTCATCTGATAATTACGATTTATCGTCGCAgcagattaaaagaaaatgcatCAGATGCCACAAGCCGTTCTACGTCGATTATACTGGCAAGTACTTGTACGCGGAGCAATGCGTTTATCATTATGGCAAATTGCTTGATGGAAGGATCAACGGTACGATGAACTGCAAATATTGGGGTTGCTGTCGAGGTTTGGAGAACTCGCCCGGCTGCGAGACAGGAAAAGTACACGTTTGGAGCGGCTTGATGCTGCCTGGGCTCAACGGACCCTTCGAGGGTTACGTGTATACCTGGCCACCTAAGCGATGGGCGCACGATTTTAACTATAGCATCTATGCCGTAGATTGCGAGATGTGCTACACGCAATACGGTCTCGAACTCACTAAAGTCACTTTTGTAGATCTGAATGGTACTGTAGTATACGACGAGTTCGTTAAACCGAACACTGAGATTATCGATTACAACACTAGATTCAGCGGCATTACGGAGAAGAACATGTTGGGAGCCAAGACCTTTAACCAAGTCCAGTATGAACTGATGACCTTAGTTCACACCGAAACGATCCTGCTAGGTCACAATCTGGCGAGCGATTTAAGAATGTTGCGTCTGTTCCACACAAAAGTTATCGATACTGCACAGATGTTTCCTCATTATAAAGGATTTCCGTACTGTAACTCATTGAAGAGGATAACGCAAAACGTGCTCCACCGGAATATACAAGAGGATACGCACGATTCCATCGAGGATGCTCGGGCCGTCATAGATCTAGTGTTGTATAAGATACATCTCGAACTGGAAGAAGCGAGAAAGGCAAAATCTCCATGA
- the LOC140671462 gene encoding uncharacterized protein isoform X2, translated as MNQAVCWKPPLKFVPIVQEQPAYSKQFRNGQRIPTSRKRNKEILLVPSHAWLATMLKGHNGLICDMNFSYNGKYVASSAEDWDVQPEQYVQWQSSQYKCRSPREVNNFMIPYSNVPQWEINYQYQRQHPNRSFETRQQVTHLPRNDNEIRRDNKRRQLKFSNKNMDTNLDCKTKKQIKAAQDKNLDCHDNYLSLRRTIPLNDVDLYRIMSKYILPLEDLITRGYPMESSEFPGCAMINNIIYPSQNFTPYTQNRATDFVEKDSEEKNDEKDRDSGNCSNSSNDSASEHEESSSDNYDLSSQQIKRKCIRCHKPFYVDYTGKYLYAEQCVYHYGKLLDGRINGTMNCKYWGCCRGLENSPGCETGKVHVWSGLMLPGLNGPFEGYVYTWPPKRWAHDFNYSIYAVDCEMCYTQYGLELTKVTFVDLNGTVVYDEFVKPNTEIIDYNTRFSGITEKNMLGAKTFNQVQYELMTLVHTETILLGHNLASDLRMLRLFHTKVIDTAQMFPHYKGFPYCNSLKRITQNVLHRNIQEDTHDSIEDARAVIDLVLYKIHLELEEARKAKSP; from the exons ATGAATCAGGCAGTGTGCTGGAAACCACCTTTGAAATTCGTACCGATAGTGCAAGAACAACCAGCCTATTCTAAACAATTTCGCAACGGTCAACGCATCCCGACGAGCAGAAAACGGAATAAAGAGATATTGTTAGTACCTTCTCACGCCTGGTTAGCTACTATGCTTAAAGGACATAATGGCCTTATCTGCGATATGAATTTCTCTTACAATGGCAAATACGTCGCAAGCAGTGCTGAAG ATTGGGACGTACAACCGGAACAGTATGTGCAGTGGCAGTCGAGTCAATATAAGTGTAGATCGCCAAGAGAAGTAAACAATTTCATGATCCCGTACTCGAATGTGCCTCAATGGGAAATAAACTATCAATATCAACGTCAACATCCAAACAGGAGCTTCGAAACGCGACAACAAGTTACACATTTGCCAAGGAATGACAATGAGATTAGACGTGACAATAAAAGAAGACAGCTCAagttttctaacaaaaatatgGATACAAATTTGGATTGCAAAACGAAAAAGCAGATCAAGGCGGCTCAAGACAAAAACTTAGATTGCCACGATAATTATCTAAGCTTGCGCCGAACAATACCTCTAAATGACGTCGATCTGTATCGCATAAtgagcaaatatatattgccaTTGGAGGACTTGATCACTCGTGGTTATCCAATGGAATCGTCCGAGTTTCCAGGTTGCGCGATGATAAACAACATAATATACCCGAGTCAAAATTTCACGCCTTATACCCAGAATCGTGCCACTGATTTTGTAGAGAAAGattctgaagaaaaaaatgacgaGAAAGATCGAGACAGTGGTAATTGCAGCAATAGCTCGAACGACAGTGCTTCCGAACACGAGGAGAGTTCATCTGATAATTACGATTTATCGTCGCAgcagattaaaagaaaatgcatCAGATGCCACAAGCCGTTCTACGTCGATTATACTGGCAAGTACTTGTACGCGGAGCAATGCGTTTATCATTATGGCAAATTGCTTGATGGAAGGATCAACGGTACGATGAACTGCAAATATTGGGGTTGCTGTCGAGGTTTGGAGAACTCGCCCGGCTGCGAGACAGGAAAAGTACACGTTTGGAGCGGCTTGATGCTGCCTGGGCTCAACGGACCCTTCGAGGGTTACGTGTATACCTGGCCACCTAAGCGATGGGCGCACGATTTTAACTATAGCATCTATGCCGTAGATTGCGAGATGTGCTACACGCAATACGGTCTCGAACTCACTAAAGTCACTTTTGTAGATCTGAATGGTACTGTAGTATACGACGAGTTCGTTAAACCGAACACTGAGATTATCGATTACAACACTAGATTCAGCGGCATTACGGAGAAGAACATGTTGGGAGCCAAGACCTTTAACCAAGTCCAGTATGAACTGATGACCTTAGTTCACACCGAAACGATCCTGCTAGGTCACAATCTGGCGAGCGATTTAAGAATGTTGCGTCTGTTCCACACAAAAGTTATCGATACTGCACAGATGTTTCCTCATTATAAAGGATTTCCGTACTGTAACTCATTGAAGAGGATAACGCAAAACGTGCTCCACCGGAATATACAAGAGGATACGCACGATTCCATCGAGGATGCTCGGGCCGTCATAGATCTAGTGTTGTATAAGATACATCTCGAACTGGAAGAAGCGAGAAAGGCAAAATCTCCATGA